From the archaeon BMS3Bbin15 genome, the window ATTGTCAGGTCTGCAGGTCTTATTGCCTTGCTGAGAAGTGCAACCTTTACCTCTTCACCTTCTGAAAGCATTAAAACATTTTCAGGCACCTCGATATAACCGTCTGCCTCTGCAAGAGTTGTTATTGCTCCCGAACCTGTAAGCACAGGATAAGCTGAAAGGCTTCCATCAGCTGCCCTGACAAGATTAACCAGTTTGTATTCATACCTTCCCTTTGCGGAGAACATCCTCATTGAAGTTCGTGCATCTATTGATGTTCTCTCTTCCTCCGGTAATCCTGCAAGCACTCTTATAATAGGAGCAACAAAAACATAAAAAACAATCATAGCTGATGTTGGATAGCCCGGTAACCCAAAGATAGGCTTTCCTCCTGCGACTCCAATTATGGTGGGTTTTCCAGGTTTTATCGCAACCCCATGAACCAGAATGCCTGGCCCTCCCAGCTCATCAATAACCTTATAACTAATATCGCCGGCTCCCGCAGATGTCCCACCCGAGGTGATAATAATATCGTAATCACCAGAAACAAGCTCCATGAGCTTCTTCTGAAGTAACTCCTGATTGTCTTCAACTATACCCTCAAAAAATGGTTCTCCACCATTCTCTATTACGCTATCTGCAATAGCCCTTGAATTTACATCATAAATCTTGCCGAAAGTGAGGCTATCACCCTGTGCTATTATCTCATCACCTGTTGACAGAATTGCAACCTTTGGCTTCCTGTATACCTTTACTTCCCTGATTCCAAGAGCAGCTAAAACCCCTGTCTCCCTTGGTGAAAGCAGAGTTCCCTTCCTTACAACAGTTTCCCCTCTCATGATATCGCTGCCAGCAGCCATAACATTCTCTCCCGGGGCCACTGGCCTGTAAATCTTAACCCTGCCCTTTTCACTATGAGTATATTCAACCATTACAACAGCATTGGCTCCTTTGGGCATAGGTGCACCTGTTGCTATACCAACTGCCTCTCCCTGAACTATCTCAAATTTTCTAATATCTCCAGCCGTTATGTAATCTTTAAATTCAAGCTCGGCAGGATTTTCCTCATCAGCATAGAAAGTATCTCTTGCAAGCACAGCATAACCATCCATACTTGCTCTATCGAAAGGAGGAACATCCACTGGAGCTATTATATGCTCGGCAGCAACTCTGTAAAGTGCCTGGTCGAGAGCTACATGCTCAGACTCTGGTTCTGGCTTATAGCTAGAAAAAAGTCTCTCTTTCGCTTCAGCAATACTTACTACAGAATGAAATTCTTTGATTTCCATATAATTATATTGTGTTAAAAGAATAAAAAATTTGGGATGCCATCATCTCCAACCCTTTATGAAAAACATAGCAGAAGACCAACGACTTTAGTCGTTGGATGAATGCGTTAATATTTAAAACATATTGGAATATCTATAACTAATTGGATAATGAATCGTAAATTTTAATATAATGATAAAAATAAGGATAAAAGTTATATACTTATAAAAATAGTAGAAATATAATGAAGAGTGGATGTATAATGCATAAGAGCTACAAATACAGGCTGTATCTAAACAAAGAGCAGAGAGTTGCATTAGAGGCGACTCTGGATACATGCAGGCATTTGTATAACACTTCTCCTGATAGCAGGAAATTACAGGCAGAACTGTACCAACTGCCTATAGAAAAACATAGGATTAAAGTGGCTAAGGTTCACAGACATATTAGACAGCAAAGGGCAGATTTTCATCAAAACCTTAGCAATAAGCTGGTAGAGAAATATGATTTTATAGCTTTTGAAGATTTGAAGATAAAGAACATGATTAGAAATCATCATTTAGCTAAATCCATATCGGACGTATCCTGGAATATGTTACAATCGTTTACTGCGTACAAGGCGGAGTGGGCTGGTAAAATAGTAACCTTTGTAAACCCTGAAAACACGTCTCAAGAATGTTCCTCTTGTGGTAAAATAGTCAAGAAAAACCTCAATATTAAAATATACAAATGCCCTTATTGTGGGTTGGTTCTTGATAGGCATGTTAATGCTGCCATAAATATATTACACAGAGGATTGAAAAAAGTAGGGTTGAGATACACCGATTTTATGCCTGTTCGAGGTCTAACACAAGCTCCACCTATGACTAAGGAAGCACACGGCTTTAGCCGTGGATAGTTCACGTGAGTTACATTTCAGGTTCATATATATACGGAACTTTGTGTTGACCGTGCAGTGTTACATAACAATTATATATTGTGGTTTGACAATTGCATATATGCATATTGATGACATCGAAGTAATCGCTGTTGTGGGAGGAAAGGGAACGCGTTTATACCCTCTTTCACTGAATATTTCAAAGCCTATAATAGATATGTGCAATATAGCTGTACTGACAAGAATGCTGGAACCTCTGGTAAACCAGGGATGCAGGAAGATTACACTTGCGAGTAAGGGCTATGATAACACTGCACAACTGAACAAGTACTTCAAGGATGGTGAGGCTTTCTTCAGCCGACTTGGTATAAATACAAAGGAAGAATTCAGATACCAGCCAAATTATGCTGATAAGGGCAGTGCTGATTCTGTGCGTTACTGCATGGACTACTATAATATAAAAGATGAGATACTGGTGATAGGTGGAGATAATATTGCCAATATCGACTTGAAAGGACTGATAAGCTGGCACAGGAAGAAAAATGCACTTTTAACAGTCGTCCTCAAAGAGCTTGATGCCGAAGAGGATGTTACCCAGTTTGGTGTTGCCGAAGCGGATGGAGACCTCAAAATACACAGATTTGTGGAGAAGCCCAGAGCAGAAGAAGCACCTTCCAGGCTTATAAATGCAGGAATATATCTGTTTTCACCTGATATAATAGAAATTTTTAAGGAGATGGGAGATAGAGTTAGAGATATAGGCGGGGATGTAATGCCTTATTTAACCCAGAAGGGTTACCCTGTATATGGATATTTACTAAATGGATACTGGACTGACGTTGGTAGCCCTGGACGGTTTTTGAGAACCACCCTTGACATACTCCATGGAAAGATAAAGAATGTTGTTGTACTTGAACATAATGTGGACGAAAACAGATGGATTCATCCCACAACACTCACAAGAAACAGTGGGCTTGCAAGAGTTAATTTAGGAGAGCATGTGCTCATAGGCAGGGAATGCACCATAGGAGATGGCGTAAAAATAAAAGACTCCTCCATAGGTCATACCTGCATTATAGGAGAGAACAGTATTATAGAAAATTCGGTAATCATGAGCTTTGTAAATATTGGCAAAAATGTAAGGCTGAACGGATGTATTCTGGGGAGATTCACAACAGTAGAGGAT encodes:
- the moeA_2 gene encoding molybdopterin molybdenumtransferase, with translation MEIKEFHSVVSIAEAKERLFSSYKPEPESEHVALDQALYRVAAEHIIAPVDVPPFDRASMDGYAVLARDTFYADEENPAELEFKDYITAGDIRKFEIVQGEAVGIATGAPMPKGANAVVMVEYTHSEKGRVKIYRPVAPGENVMAAGSDIMRGETVVRKGTLLSPRETGVLAALGIREVKVYRKPKVAILSTGDEIIAQGDSLTFGKIYDVNSRAIADSVIENGGEPFFEGIVEDNQELLQKKLMELVSGDYDIIITSGGTSAGAGDISYKVIDELGGPGILVHGVAIKPGKPTIIGVAGGKPIFGLPGYPTSAMIVFYVFVAPIIRVLAGLPEEERTSIDARTSMRMFSAKGRYEYKLVNLVRAADGSLSAYPVLTGSGAITTLAEADGYIEVPENVLMLSEGEEVKVALLSKAIRPADLTIIGSHCIGVDLLLNLINKTVPMQAKIINVGSSGGLNAVKRGESDISGTHLIDEKTGEYNIPFLSRLKIDKKAYLVRGYDREQGFIIAKDNPMGIKGIEDVLRDDISTVNRNAGSGTRVLLDLELSKLAEKKNIPMRELVKKIRGYEIEAKSHSAVAAAVAYGRADIGLAIKTVAEQYELDFIHLKEEKYDLAIPREKFGKKEVQTFIKFLGSNEFKEKLIKTAGLKPNSETGKVIYSPE
- a CDS encoding putative transposase DNA-binding domain protein, which produces MKSGCIMHKSYKYRLYLNKEQRVALEATLDTCRHLYNTSPDSRKLQAELYQLPIEKHRIKVAKVHRHIRQQRADFHQNLSNKLVEKYDFIAFEDLKIKNMIRNHHLAKSISDVSWNMLQSFTAYKAEWAGKIVTFVNPENTSQECSSCGKIVKKNLNIKIYKCPYCGLVLDRHVNAAINILHRGLKKVGLRYTDFMPVRGLTQAPPMTKEAHGFSRG
- the glgC gene encoding glucose-1-phosphate adenylyltransferase, producing MHIDDIEVIAVVGGKGTRLYPLSLNISKPIIDMCNIAVLTRMLEPLVNQGCRKITLASKGYDNTAQLNKYFKDGEAFFSRLGINTKEEFRYQPNYADKGSADSVRYCMDYYNIKDEILVIGGDNIANIDLKGLISWHRKKNALLTVVLKELDAEEDVTQFGVAEADGDLKIHRFVEKPRAEEAPSRLINAGIYLFSPDIIEIFKEMGDRVRDIGGDVMPYLTQKGYPVYGYLLNGYWTDVGSPGRFLRTTLDILHGKIKNVVVLEHNVDENRWIHPTTLTRNSGLARVNLGEHVLIGRECTIGDGVKIKDSSIGHTCIIGENSIIENSVIMSFVNIGKNVRLNGCILGRFTTVEDGSVIDADLNVDYPGDPLERVPVIGGGGVRIVKNSIIGPWKRVAPIKESYRILSTGKFVELGMDGENIYFTNK